One region of Salvia miltiorrhiza cultivar Shanhuang (shh) chromosome 3, IMPLAD_Smil_shh, whole genome shotgun sequence genomic DNA includes:
- the LOC131014811 gene encoding protein transport protein Sec61 subunit gamma-1-like, giving the protein MDALNSVRDFPRRSVWFVKRCQKPDLNEFTKVAARTAVGIVVMGFLAFFVKLIFIPINNIIVGAV; this is encoded by the coding sequence ATGGATGCTTTAAATTCGGTGAGAGATTTCCCGAGGCGCAGCGTCTGGTTCGTGAAGCGTTGCCAGAAGCCCGATCTCAACGAATTTACTAAGGTGGCCGCTCGAACGGCCGTCGGCATCGTCGTCATGGGTTTCCTTGCTTTCTTCGTCAAGTTGATTTTCATTCCTATCAACAATATTATCGTTGGCGCTGTCTag
- the LOC131014806 gene encoding uncharacterized protein LOC131014806 isoform X3: MHDFSTVDGFVEINENLADMIKFVANEPSVGLYYIQQHTQNVTPNLLNLKNKVAEKSRETALHTEDLDDSMTMLRSMKECGIPVVDEMLRDIKKSLSIISAKQPKSGLVYSSSAGFLGRTSSWSPSSWGRNAVFPRQDGDRSPSYLSSAFKSVTQRAQSFNRSQTGSEEAFQSKNEKLPSEFGPAVASTSGSSPSVTVAEPETSDSPLLNENGRELQEESQLSKSLSHQHFLALYENYDEFKADREAKLEEWLGRAGGEDQREGKKLDRGALAHRDLLP, encoded by the coding sequence ATGCATGATTTTTCCACAGTCGATGGCTTTGTGGAGATAAACGAAAATTTGGCAGACATGATAAAATTTGTGGCGAATGAGCCCTCAGTGGGGCTTTACTATATCCAGCAGCACACTCAGAATGTAACTCCCAACCTTCTTAATCTCAAGAACAAAGTCGCTGAAAAATCACGCGAGACTGCTTTGCATACAGAAGATCTGGACGATTCTATGACAATGTTGAGGTCAATGAAGGAATGTGGCATCCCGGTTGTGGATGAAATGCTTAGAGATATAAAAAAATCCCTTTCCATCATATCGGCCAAGCAGCCAAAAAGTGGGCTAGTGTACAGCTCCAGCGCGGGTTTTCTTGGAAGAACGAGTTCCTGGTCTCCGTCCTCGTGGGGTCGTAATGCAGTTTTTCCACGGCAGGATGGCGACAGGAGCCCCAGTTACCTGTCCAGTGCTTTTAAGTCGGTCACACAGCGAGCTCAGAGCTTCAACCGGTCTCAGACGGGCTCTGAGGAAGCTTTTCAGTCCAAGAACGAGAAGCTTCCTTCGGAGTTTGGTCCTGCAGTCGCGAGTACATCAGGTAGCAGTCCTTCTGTAACGGTAGCAGAGCCGGAGACTTCAGATTCGCCGTTGTTGAATGAGAATGGCAGGGAACTGCAAGAGGAGTCGCAGCTCAGTAAAAGTTTGTCTCATCAGCATTTTCTGGCCTTGTACGAGAACTACGATGAGTTCAAGGCCGATCGGGAAGCGAAACTGGAAGAATGGTTGGGAAGGGCTGGTGGTGAGGATCAAAGAGAGGGGAAGAAATTGGACAGAGGAGCTTTAGCTCACCGGGACTTGCTTCCATGA
- the LOC131014798 gene encoding protein FLOWERING LOCUS D isoform X2 codes for MDSPSQNPNPPTSNQLDVSHQSAVHPNSPCSNPTAARHSNLNPNIVQNHSSDANSVHDHFLSAAIPKGKRRGRSRNLTSPQNLVRLSTLSLNCGVSNAGASLVGSSSGQVNRAQLQNRGNLVSKKHGSSSNSATPTKKSVDDMSDEIIVINKDATAEALIALTSGFPADSLTDEEIDYGVVSVVGGIEQVNYILIRNHIITKWRENVSSWITKEMFVDIVPKHCGPLLDKAYGYLVSHGYINFGVAPEIKERILVDPKQPSVIVVGAGLAGLAAARQLMAFGFKVTVLEGRKRAGGRVYTKKLEGNNKMAAVDLGGSVLTGTLGNPLGILARQLSFSLHKVRDKCPLYRVDGTPVDPVSDRKVEAGFNQLLDKLSKNRQLMGEVSQDVSLGAALETFRDPLDEEEINLFNWHLANLEYANASLLSRLSLAFWDQDDPYDMGGDHCFLPGGNGRLVHALLENVTIHYDKIVKAIRYGSDGVQVVVGGGQVYEGDMVLCTVPLGVLKSRSIEFIPELPQRKLDAIRRLGFGLLNKVALLFPHAFWGTDLDTFGHLSDHPSRRGEFFLFYSYATVAGGPLLIALVAGEAAYRFEIADPTDSVQRVLRILRDIYEPQGIEVPDPIQTVCTRWGGDPLSCGSYSNVSVGASGDDYDILAESVGDGRLFFAGEATNRRYPATMHGALLSGFREAANMAHYTRVRALKVKVEKSPSQNAHTCASILADLFRQPDVEFGSFAVLFSRKNADSMAILRVTFGGHRKKPDQQFSNKLLFEQLHSHFNQQQEFHVYTLLPKQQALELRELRGGDETRLNYLEKVGVKLVGRKGLGPSADSIIASVKAERSSRRRSRNRNPSSSAMPKPRVVATNQRQIRLKLYATTTYFPVQARISKLKLAAVVLMRSLGYWLIVMAQILGQEQL; via the exons ATGGATTCACCAAGCCAAAACCCTAATCCTCCAACCTCTAATCAGCTCGACGTTTCTCACCAATCCGCTGTTCATCCCAATTCTCCATGTTCCAACCCCACTGCCGCTCGTCACTCCAATTTGAATCCCAACATTGTGCAAAACCATAGTTCAGATGCCAATTCAGTCCATGATCACTTCCTTTCTGCGGCGATACCGAAAGGTAAAAGGCGCGGCCGGTCCCGGAACTTGACGTCGCCCCAAAACCTTGTAAGGCTGTCAACTCTGTCTCTCAATTGCGGCGTGAGTAATGCAGGGGCTTCTTTGGTAGGTTCTAGTTCAGGTCAGGTTAATAGGGCTCAGCTGCAAAACCGAGGCAATTTAGTGTCGAAGAAACATGGCTCTAGTTCAAATTCTGCTACTCCGACCAAGAAAAGTGTGGACGACATGTCAGATGAGATAATCGTGATAAATAAGGATGCCACAGCTGAGGCCTTGATTGCGCTTACATCCGGGTTCCCGGCTGATTCGCTTACTGACGAGGAAATAGATTACGGGGTTGTGTCTGTGGTGGGAGGAATAGAACAGGTTAACTATATATTGATTAGGAATCATATAATTACTAAGTGGCGTGAGAATGTGTCGAGTTGGATAACGAAGGAAATGTTCGTAGACATTGTCCCAAAGCATTGCGGGCCACTGTTGGATAAGGCTTATGGTTACTTAGTTTCACACGGGTATATTAACTTTGGGGTGGCGCCTGAAATAAAGGAGAGGATTTTGGTTGACCCAAAACAACCTAGTGTGATAGTGGTTGGGGCTGGGCTTGCAGGTTTGGCTGCTGCAAGGCAGTTGATGGCTTTTGGTTTTAAGGTTACTGTTCTAGAGGGTAGGAAGCGTGCTGGAGGGAGAGTGTATACAAAGAAATTAGAAGGTAACAATAAGATGGCAGCTGTGGATTTGGGGGGGAGTGTGCTAACAGGCACTCTGGGGAATCCACTTGGGATTTTGGCTAGGCAATTGTCGTTCTCACTTCACAAGGTGAGGGATAAGTGCCCCCTATATAGAGTGGATGGGACACCTGTCGATCCTGTTTCGGATCGGAAAGTAGAGGCTGGTTTCAATCAGCTTTTAGACAAATTAAGTAAAAACAGGCAGTTAATGGGGGAGGTTTCACAGGATGTGTCTCTTGGGGCTGCTTTGGAGACGTTCAGGGACCCCTTAGATGAAGAGGAAATAAACTTATTTAATTGGCATCTCGCAAACTTGGAATATGCAAATGCCAGTCTACTGTCTAGGCTTTCATTAGCCTTTTGGGATCAAGATGATCCATATGATATGGGAGGGGACCATTGCTTTCTGCCAGGTGGAAATGGAAGACTGGTTCATGCATTATTAGAGAATGTTACTATTCATTATGATAAAATTGTCAAGGCCATCCGTTATGGCAGTGATGGGGTGCAGGTTGTTGTTGGTGGGGGCCAAGTTTACGAGGGTGATATGGTTCTTTGCACCGTACCCCTGGGGGTTCTGAAAAGTCGGTCTATTGAGTTTATCCCTGAGTTGCCTCAGAGGAAGCTTGACGCAATAAGGAGGTTGGGATTTGGCTTGTTAAACAAGGTTGCTTTGCTCTTTCCCCATGCATTTTGGGGAACCGATCTAGATACATTTGGCCATCTCTCTGATCATCCTAGCCGACGAGGAGAGTTCTTTCTTTTCTATAGCTATGCAACCGTTGCTGGTGGTCCACTTTTGATAGCTTTAGTAGCAGGAGAAGCTGCTTACCGGTTTGAGATTGCAGATCCTACTGATTCCGTGCAAAGGGTGCTTCGGATTCTTAGAG ACATATATGAGCCACAAGGCATTGAAGTCCCAGATCCTATTCAAACTGTCTGCACAAGATGGGGAGGTGACCCCTTAAGTTGTGGTTCTTACTCGAATGTTTCAGTTGGAGCGTCAGGAGATGACTATGATATTTTAGCAGAAAGTGTGGGGGATGGGAGACTTTTCTTTGCTGGTGAAGCTACCAATCGACGCTATCCAGCAACCATGCACGGTGCTTTGCTTAGTGGGTTCAGAGAAGCTGCCAATATGGCTCACTATACTAGAGTTAGAGCATTGAAAGTAAAAGTTGAGAAGAGTCCATCACAAAATGCACATACATGTGCTTCTATTCTTGCAGATTTATTCAGGCAGCCTGATGTGGAATTTGGCAGTTTTGCCGTACTATTTAGTAGAAAGAATGCTGATTCAATGGCAATTTTGAGGGTTACATTTGGTGGACACCGAAAGAAACCAGATCAGCAGTTCTCTAACAAGTTACTTTTTGAGCAGCTTCACTCTCATTTCAATCAGCAGCAGGAGTTTCATGTTTACACACTGCTACCTAAGCAACAAGCCCTCGAGCTGAGAGAGCTTAGGGGAGGTGACGAGACTAGGCTAAATTACCTTGAGAAGGTTGGTGTGAAGCTGGTTGGAAGAAAGGGTTTGGGGCCATCTGCGGATTCCATAATTGCTTCGGTTAAGGCTGAGAGGAGCAGCCGCAGGCGCAGCCGTAACCGCAATCCTTCTTCATCTG CAATGCCAAAGCCGCGAGTAGTTGCCACCAACCAAAGGCAGATTAG GCTAAAATTATACGCAACAACAACATATTTCCCAGTCCAAGCACGAATATCGAAATTAAAGTTGGCAGCTGTGGTACTAATGCGGAGTCTAGGATATTGGTTAATAGTAATGGCTCAGATACTGGGGCAAGAGCAGTTATGA
- the LOC131014798 gene encoding protein FLOWERING LOCUS D isoform X1, which yields MDSPSQNPNPPTSNQLDVSHQSAVHPNSPCSNPTAARHSNLNPNIVQNHSSDANSVHDHFLSAAIPKGKRRGRSRNLTSPQNLVRLSTLSLNCGVSNAGASLVGSSSGQVNRAQLQNRGNLVSKKHGSSSNSATPTKKSVDDMSDEIIVINKDATAEALIALTSGFPADSLTDEEIDYGVVSVVGGIEQVNYILIRNHIITKWRENVSSWITKEMFVDIVPKHCGPLLDKAYGYLVSHGYINFGVAPEIKERILVDPKQPSVIVVGAGLAGLAAARQLMAFGFKVTVLEGRKRAGGRVYTKKLEGNNKMAAVDLGGSVLTGTLGNPLGILARQLSFSLHKVRDKCPLYRVDGTPVDPVSDRKVEAGFNQLLDKLSKNRQLMGEVSQDVSLGAALETFRDPLDEEEINLFNWHLANLEYANASLLSRLSLAFWDQDDPYDMGGDHCFLPGGNGRLVHALLENVTIHYDKIVKAIRYGSDGVQVVVGGGQVYEGDMVLCTVPLGVLKSRSIEFIPELPQRKLDAIRRLGFGLLNKVALLFPHAFWGTDLDTFGHLSDHPSRRGEFFLFYSYATVAGGPLLIALVAGEAAYRFEIADPTDSVQRVLRILRDIYEPQGIEVPDPIQTVCTRWGGDPLSCGSYSNVSVGASGDDYDILAESVGDGRLFFAGEATNRRYPATMHGALLSGFREAANMAHYTRVRALKVKVEKSPSQNAHTCASILADLFRQPDVEFGSFAVLFSRKNADSMAILRVTFGGHRKKPDQQFSNKLLFEQLHSHFNQQQEFHVYTLLPKQQALELRELRGGDETRLNYLEKVGVKLVGRKGLGPSADSIIASVKAERSSRRRSRNRNPSSSAMPKPRVVATNQRQIRKAKIIRNNNIFPSPSTNIEIKVGSCGTNAESRILVNSNGSDTGARAVMNNKDQPPPNSHDGADSICENRCPIPQNYGHNNGITTSLGHLIGSAASCSDNSLAPLDSNDVMILGDVQSSSPSNFLASSLIPASSSSLETVLSVTDSLSLPTHVDVHMGLPGDTSGSNTQNFPSNNDSIGCPSSEIEATAVSSNCSLAPSSSIVHSFGSEDSAVDISDSISCISTQDNIFEDILNELLPPSSANSSTWQFTGKL from the exons ATGGATTCACCAAGCCAAAACCCTAATCCTCCAACCTCTAATCAGCTCGACGTTTCTCACCAATCCGCTGTTCATCCCAATTCTCCATGTTCCAACCCCACTGCCGCTCGTCACTCCAATTTGAATCCCAACATTGTGCAAAACCATAGTTCAGATGCCAATTCAGTCCATGATCACTTCCTTTCTGCGGCGATACCGAAAGGTAAAAGGCGCGGCCGGTCCCGGAACTTGACGTCGCCCCAAAACCTTGTAAGGCTGTCAACTCTGTCTCTCAATTGCGGCGTGAGTAATGCAGGGGCTTCTTTGGTAGGTTCTAGTTCAGGTCAGGTTAATAGGGCTCAGCTGCAAAACCGAGGCAATTTAGTGTCGAAGAAACATGGCTCTAGTTCAAATTCTGCTACTCCGACCAAGAAAAGTGTGGACGACATGTCAGATGAGATAATCGTGATAAATAAGGATGCCACAGCTGAGGCCTTGATTGCGCTTACATCCGGGTTCCCGGCTGATTCGCTTACTGACGAGGAAATAGATTACGGGGTTGTGTCTGTGGTGGGAGGAATAGAACAGGTTAACTATATATTGATTAGGAATCATATAATTACTAAGTGGCGTGAGAATGTGTCGAGTTGGATAACGAAGGAAATGTTCGTAGACATTGTCCCAAAGCATTGCGGGCCACTGTTGGATAAGGCTTATGGTTACTTAGTTTCACACGGGTATATTAACTTTGGGGTGGCGCCTGAAATAAAGGAGAGGATTTTGGTTGACCCAAAACAACCTAGTGTGATAGTGGTTGGGGCTGGGCTTGCAGGTTTGGCTGCTGCAAGGCAGTTGATGGCTTTTGGTTTTAAGGTTACTGTTCTAGAGGGTAGGAAGCGTGCTGGAGGGAGAGTGTATACAAAGAAATTAGAAGGTAACAATAAGATGGCAGCTGTGGATTTGGGGGGGAGTGTGCTAACAGGCACTCTGGGGAATCCACTTGGGATTTTGGCTAGGCAATTGTCGTTCTCACTTCACAAGGTGAGGGATAAGTGCCCCCTATATAGAGTGGATGGGACACCTGTCGATCCTGTTTCGGATCGGAAAGTAGAGGCTGGTTTCAATCAGCTTTTAGACAAATTAAGTAAAAACAGGCAGTTAATGGGGGAGGTTTCACAGGATGTGTCTCTTGGGGCTGCTTTGGAGACGTTCAGGGACCCCTTAGATGAAGAGGAAATAAACTTATTTAATTGGCATCTCGCAAACTTGGAATATGCAAATGCCAGTCTACTGTCTAGGCTTTCATTAGCCTTTTGGGATCAAGATGATCCATATGATATGGGAGGGGACCATTGCTTTCTGCCAGGTGGAAATGGAAGACTGGTTCATGCATTATTAGAGAATGTTACTATTCATTATGATAAAATTGTCAAGGCCATCCGTTATGGCAGTGATGGGGTGCAGGTTGTTGTTGGTGGGGGCCAAGTTTACGAGGGTGATATGGTTCTTTGCACCGTACCCCTGGGGGTTCTGAAAAGTCGGTCTATTGAGTTTATCCCTGAGTTGCCTCAGAGGAAGCTTGACGCAATAAGGAGGTTGGGATTTGGCTTGTTAAACAAGGTTGCTTTGCTCTTTCCCCATGCATTTTGGGGAACCGATCTAGATACATTTGGCCATCTCTCTGATCATCCTAGCCGACGAGGAGAGTTCTTTCTTTTCTATAGCTATGCAACCGTTGCTGGTGGTCCACTTTTGATAGCTTTAGTAGCAGGAGAAGCTGCTTACCGGTTTGAGATTGCAGATCCTACTGATTCCGTGCAAAGGGTGCTTCGGATTCTTAGAG ACATATATGAGCCACAAGGCATTGAAGTCCCAGATCCTATTCAAACTGTCTGCACAAGATGGGGAGGTGACCCCTTAAGTTGTGGTTCTTACTCGAATGTTTCAGTTGGAGCGTCAGGAGATGACTATGATATTTTAGCAGAAAGTGTGGGGGATGGGAGACTTTTCTTTGCTGGTGAAGCTACCAATCGACGCTATCCAGCAACCATGCACGGTGCTTTGCTTAGTGGGTTCAGAGAAGCTGCCAATATGGCTCACTATACTAGAGTTAGAGCATTGAAAGTAAAAGTTGAGAAGAGTCCATCACAAAATGCACATACATGTGCTTCTATTCTTGCAGATTTATTCAGGCAGCCTGATGTGGAATTTGGCAGTTTTGCCGTACTATTTAGTAGAAAGAATGCTGATTCAATGGCAATTTTGAGGGTTACATTTGGTGGACACCGAAAGAAACCAGATCAGCAGTTCTCTAACAAGTTACTTTTTGAGCAGCTTCACTCTCATTTCAATCAGCAGCAGGAGTTTCATGTTTACACACTGCTACCTAAGCAACAAGCCCTCGAGCTGAGAGAGCTTAGGGGAGGTGACGAGACTAGGCTAAATTACCTTGAGAAGGTTGGTGTGAAGCTGGTTGGAAGAAAGGGTTTGGGGCCATCTGCGGATTCCATAATTGCTTCGGTTAAGGCTGAGAGGAGCAGCCGCAGGCGCAGCCGTAACCGCAATCCTTCTTCATCTG CAATGCCAAAGCCGCGAGTAGTTGCCACCAACCAAAGGCAGATTAG GAAGGCTAAAATTATACGCAACAACAACATATTTCCCAGTCCAAGCACGAATATCGAAATTAAAGTTGGCAGCTGTGGTACTAATGCGGAGTCTAGGATATTGGTTAATAGTAATGGCTCAGATACTGGGGCAAGAGCAGTTATGAATAATAAGGACCAACCTCCTCCAAATTCACATGATGGTGCTGACTCTATATGTGAAAATAGATGCCCCATCCCTCAAAATTATGGGCACAATAATGGTATTACAACTTCTTTGGGTCATTTAATTGGGTCAGCGGCATCATGCAGCGATAACAGCCTTGCACCTCTGGATTCAAATGATGTGATGATACTAGGTGATGTACAAAGTTCTAGCCCTTCGAACTTTCTTGCCAGCAGCCTGATTCCTGCTAGTTCAAGTAGCTTGGAGACAGTTTTAAGCGTTACAGACAGCCTGTCTCTACCAACACATGTGGATGTTCATATGGGTTTACCGGGTGATACCAGTGGTTCTAACACTCAGAACTTCCCCAGCAATAACGACTCAATTGGTTGTCCGTCATCTGAAATTGAGGCCACAGCAGTAAGCAGTAATTGCAGCTTGGCTCCTTCTAGTTCGATTGTTCACAGCTTTGGCTCTGAAGACAGTGCTGTGGATATTTCTGATAGCATTAGCTGTATATCTACTCAAGACAACATATTTGAAGATATCTTGAATGAATTGCTTCCTCCTTCTAGTGCAAACTCCAGTACATGGCAATTCACAGGAAAATTGTAG
- the LOC131014806 gene encoding uncharacterized protein LOC131014806 isoform X2, with amino-acid sequence MFNDEEPIAFKKMHDFSTVDGFVEINENLADMIKFVANEPSVGLYYIQQHTQNVTPNLLNLKNKVAEKSRETALHTEDLDDSMTMLRSMKECGIPVVDEMLRDIKKSLSIISAKQPKSGLVYSSSAGFLGRTSSWSPSSWGRNAVFPRQDGDRSPSYLSSAFKSVTQRAQSFNRSQTGSEEAFQSKNEKLPSEFGPAVASTSGSSPSVTVAEPETSDSPLLNENGRELQEESQLSKSLSHQHFLALYENYDEFKADREAKLEEWLGRAGGEDQREGKKLDRGALAHRDLLP; translated from the exons ATGTTCAA TGATGAGGAGCCAATTGCCTTCAAGAAGATGCATGATTTTTCCACAGTCGATGGCTTTGTGGAGATAAACGAAAATTTGGCAGACATGATAAAATTTGTGGCGAATGAGCCCTCAGTGGGGCTTTACTATATCCAGCAGCACACTCAGAATGTAACTCCCAACCTTCTTAATCTCAAGAACAAAGTCGCTGAAAAATCACGCGAGACTGCTTTGCATACAGAAGATCTGGACGATTCTATGACAATGTTGAGGTCAATGAAGGAATGTGGCATCCCGGTTGTGGATGAAATGCTTAGAGATATAAAAAAATCCCTTTCCATCATATCGGCCAAGCAGCCAAAAAGTGGGCTAGTGTACAGCTCCAGCGCGGGTTTTCTTGGAAGAACGAGTTCCTGGTCTCCGTCCTCGTGGGGTCGTAATGCAGTTTTTCCACGGCAGGATGGCGACAGGAGCCCCAGTTACCTGTCCAGTGCTTTTAAGTCGGTCACACAGCGAGCTCAGAGCTTCAACCGGTCTCAGACGGGCTCTGAGGAAGCTTTTCAGTCCAAGAACGAGAAGCTTCCTTCGGAGTTTGGTCCTGCAGTCGCGAGTACATCAGGTAGCAGTCCTTCTGTAACGGTAGCAGAGCCGGAGACTTCAGATTCGCCGTTGTTGAATGAGAATGGCAGGGAACTGCAAGAGGAGTCGCAGCTCAGTAAAAGTTTGTCTCATCAGCATTTTCTGGCCTTGTACGAGAACTACGATGAGTTCAAGGCCGATCGGGAAGCGAAACTGGAAGAATGGTTGGGAAGGGCTGGTGGTGAGGATCAAAGAGAGGGGAAGAAATTGGACAGAGGAGCTTTAGCTCACCGGGACTTGCTTCCATGA
- the LOC131014806 gene encoding uncharacterized protein LOC131014806 isoform X1 — MVLSSDEEPIAFKKMHDFSTVDGFVEINENLADMIKFVANEPSVGLYYIQQHTQNVTPNLLNLKNKVAEKSRETALHTEDLDDSMTMLRSMKECGIPVVDEMLRDIKKSLSIISAKQPKSGLVYSSSAGFLGRTSSWSPSSWGRNAVFPRQDGDRSPSYLSSAFKSVTQRAQSFNRSQTGSEEAFQSKNEKLPSEFGPAVASTSGSSPSVTVAEPETSDSPLLNENGRELQEESQLSKSLSHQHFLALYENYDEFKADREAKLEEWLGRAGGEDQREGKKLDRGALAHRDLLP; from the coding sequence ATGGTTTTATCCAGTGATGAGGAGCCAATTGCCTTCAAGAAGATGCATGATTTTTCCACAGTCGATGGCTTTGTGGAGATAAACGAAAATTTGGCAGACATGATAAAATTTGTGGCGAATGAGCCCTCAGTGGGGCTTTACTATATCCAGCAGCACACTCAGAATGTAACTCCCAACCTTCTTAATCTCAAGAACAAAGTCGCTGAAAAATCACGCGAGACTGCTTTGCATACAGAAGATCTGGACGATTCTATGACAATGTTGAGGTCAATGAAGGAATGTGGCATCCCGGTTGTGGATGAAATGCTTAGAGATATAAAAAAATCCCTTTCCATCATATCGGCCAAGCAGCCAAAAAGTGGGCTAGTGTACAGCTCCAGCGCGGGTTTTCTTGGAAGAACGAGTTCCTGGTCTCCGTCCTCGTGGGGTCGTAATGCAGTTTTTCCACGGCAGGATGGCGACAGGAGCCCCAGTTACCTGTCCAGTGCTTTTAAGTCGGTCACACAGCGAGCTCAGAGCTTCAACCGGTCTCAGACGGGCTCTGAGGAAGCTTTTCAGTCCAAGAACGAGAAGCTTCCTTCGGAGTTTGGTCCTGCAGTCGCGAGTACATCAGGTAGCAGTCCTTCTGTAACGGTAGCAGAGCCGGAGACTTCAGATTCGCCGTTGTTGAATGAGAATGGCAGGGAACTGCAAGAGGAGTCGCAGCTCAGTAAAAGTTTGTCTCATCAGCATTTTCTGGCCTTGTACGAGAACTACGATGAGTTCAAGGCCGATCGGGAAGCGAAACTGGAAGAATGGTTGGGAAGGGCTGGTGGTGAGGATCAAAGAGAGGGGAAGAAATTGGACAGAGGAGCTTTAGCTCACCGGGACTTGCTTCCATGA
- the LOC131014807 gene encoding uncharacterized protein LOC131014807 isoform X1, producing MASSLISKQNFQFQFPSLFLHQPNTQLHLKSCIPNFPSSVEAFSHLNLKLKHRTSRASSEDLPSELAEDSKFVPLTSEDSNYGPPVSSVVLCLALVTLPSIFWQQIQQFLKELDGEFLEVIFCTEDMINRSLWEAVNTKQSNLETLKVATSVPRICFLSGLTGEEMMMFIDAFPESGLEPPIFAALVPHSADKPLAELIDEIMGDHEMLSARQTS from the exons ATGGCTTCTTCACTCATCTCCAAACAAAATTTTCAGTTCCAATTcccttctctctttcttcatcAACCAAACACACAGTTGCATTTGAAATCATGCATTCCAAATTTTCCTTCATCAGTTGAAGCTTTTTCTCATTTGAACCTCAAACTCAAGCACAGGACTTCAAGAGCCTCTTCTgaag ATCTTCCTTCTGAATTGGCTGAGGATTCCAAATTTGTCCCTTTAACTTCAGAGGATTCAAATTATGGCCCCCCTGTAAGTTCTG TAGTTTTGTGTTTGGCTTTAGTCacacttccttccatatttTGGCAACAGATACAACAATTTCTGAAGGAGTTGGATGGTGAATTTCTTGAG GTGATTTTCTGCACTGAGGACATGATCAATCGTTCGCTATGGGAAGCAGTGAACACCAAACAATCTAATCTGGAAACATTGAAG GTTGCAACATCAGTTCCGCGAATTTGCTTCCTATCCGGTCTTACCGGGGAGGAGATGATGATGTTCATCGATGCCTTCCCTGAAAGTG GTTTGGAACCTCCCATATTCGCGGCCCTCGTCCCACACAGCGCCGACAAACCTTTAGCAGAGTTGATAGACGAGATCATGGGAGACCATGAAATGCTA TCTGCGCGGCAAACAAGCTAG
- the LOC131014807 gene encoding uncharacterized protein LOC131014807 isoform X2, giving the protein MASSLISKQNFQFQFPSLFLHQPNTQLHLKSCIPNFPSSVEAFSHLNLKLKHRTSRASSEDLPSELAEDSKFVPLTSEDSNYGPPALLLLGFQVEDAAKIQQFLKELDGEFLEVIFCTEDMINRSLWEAVNTKQSNLETLKVATSVPRICFLSGLTGEEMMMFIDAFPESGLEPPIFAALVPHSADKPLAELIDEIMGDHEMLSARQTS; this is encoded by the exons ATGGCTTCTTCACTCATCTCCAAACAAAATTTTCAGTTCCAATTcccttctctctttcttcatcAACCAAACACACAGTTGCATTTGAAATCATGCATTCCAAATTTTCCTTCATCAGTTGAAGCTTTTTCTCATTTGAACCTCAAACTCAAGCACAGGACTTCAAGAGCCTCTTCTgaag ATCTTCCTTCTGAATTGGCTGAGGATTCCAAATTTGTCCCTTTAACTTCAGAGGATTCAAATTATGGCCCCCCT GCTTTATTGTTGCTAGGTTTTCAAGTTGAAGATGCAGCAAAG ATACAACAATTTCTGAAGGAGTTGGATGGTGAATTTCTTGAG GTGATTTTCTGCACTGAGGACATGATCAATCGTTCGCTATGGGAAGCAGTGAACACCAAACAATCTAATCTGGAAACATTGAAG GTTGCAACATCAGTTCCGCGAATTTGCTTCCTATCCGGTCTTACCGGGGAGGAGATGATGATGTTCATCGATGCCTTCCCTGAAAGTG GTTTGGAACCTCCCATATTCGCGGCCCTCGTCCCACACAGCGCCGACAAACCTTTAGCAGAGTTGATAGACGAGATCATGGGAGACCATGAAATGCTA TCTGCGCGGCAAACAAGCTAG